In Ferroplasma sp., a single window of DNA contains:
- a CDS encoding site-specific DNA-methyltransferase: MNENAIIEGNCIKYLEKTRKGNLKIDLSFLDPPFNQGKDYRSADDNLPEDEYWAFMQRVCKLIYNRTSDGGAIYFMQREKNAKHVMDVLEKAGWTYQNLIIWKKKSSAVPQNNRFGLHYQVIVFATKGNKPRVFNKLRINPPLLVTEKYERKNGMYVTDVWDDIRELTSGYFAGDEALRMENGERFHKQQAPIALLLRIILSSTNDEDLVFDPFAGTGTTLIVAKQLSRRYLGVEIDPKNVEAINNRLSKLKNSDNIEKYRKDYIFTENLDKIWHSKEKRIDEGFLFNEESDDNLVSH; the protein is encoded by the coding sequence ATGAATGAGAATGCCATAATAGAGGGAAACTGCATAAAATACCTGGAAAAGACCAGGAAAGGAAATCTTAAGATAGACTTATCGTTTTTAGACCCGCCTTTCAACCAGGGTAAGGATTACAGAAGTGCCGATGACAATCTGCCGGAAGATGAGTACTGGGCATTCATGCAGAGAGTTTGTAAATTAATCTACAATAGAACCTCTGATGGCGGAGCAATATATTTTATGCAGAGAGAGAAAAATGCAAAGCATGTTATGGACGTTCTTGAAAAAGCAGGGTGGACATATCAAAATCTAATAATATGGAAAAAGAAATCGTCCGCCGTTCCACAGAATAATAGATTTGGATTGCACTACCAGGTAATAGTATTTGCTACTAAGGGAAACAAGCCAAGAGTTTTTAACAAACTGAGGATAAACCCGCCACTACTGGTAACAGAGAAATATGAAAGGAAAAATGGAATGTATGTTACCGATGTATGGGATGATATAAGAGAGTTAACTTCTGGATATTTTGCAGGTGATGAAGCGTTAAGAATGGAAAATGGAGAGAGATTCCACAAACAACAGGCTCCCATAGCCCTATTGTTAAGGATAATTTTATCTTCTACTAATGATGAAGATTTGGTTTTTGACCCCTTTGCTGGAACTGGAACAACGTTAATAGTTGCAAAACAATTATCGAGACGGTATCTAGGGGTAGAAATTGACCCTAAAAACGTTGAAGCGATAAATAATAGATTGAGCAAATTAAAAAATAGCGATAACATAGAGAAATACCGCAAGGACTATATTTTTACTGAGAACCTTGATAAAATATGGCATTCAAAGGAAAAAAGAATTGACGAAGGTTTTTTATTTAATGAAGAGTCGGATGATAACTTAGTATCACATTGA
- a CDS encoding glycosyltransferase yields MNKISVVLMVYNRKEYYREALDSLKEQTDKDFDVVIVSNIEIEYDLSTFRNVLIIPAPVDIHEEYIDGKAPSNLLESYIYGLHVCSGEVAAFMDDDDRFIPEKVAYLKQKNIEGYYHNDYFDFGSQEPHNNGRGFNASCIAVNKSAYKEILAFVEEHPLLGYMPDSAIYWYALEHNLPVLIDDTKLTYYRHKPLKKMYSNLLDSLNSRMSALGEAEKAFKSDEVKDIIREGKIQNQLYLNTLGHYRHIPITDMLWLMKRPVISKGKKLMSYFLSFPVWRGIGLKLMANFRATKEVEK; encoded by the coding sequence ATGAATAAAATAAGTGTAGTTTTGATGGTTTACAACAGGAAGGAATATTACAGAGAGGCACTGGACAGCCTCAAAGAACAGACAGACAAGGATTTCGATGTGGTTATAGTCTCCAATATCGAAATAGAATATGATTTATCTACATTCAGGAATGTGCTGATTATCCCTGCACCTGTGGATATTCATGAAGAGTATATAGATGGAAAAGCCCCAAGCAATCTTCTCGAATCATATATTTACGGCCTGCATGTATGCAGTGGGGAAGTGGCCGCCTTCATGGACGATGATGACAGATTCATTCCAGAGAAGGTTGCATATCTCAAGCAGAAGAATATCGAAGGATATTACCACAACGATTATTTCGACTTCGGCTCACAAGAGCCACATAATAATGGCAGGGGATTCAACGCTTCCTGCATAGCAGTCAATAAATCAGCATATAAGGAGATATTGGCGTTCGTGGAAGAGCATCCCCTTCTCGGCTACATGCCCGATTCAGCAATATACTGGTATGCCCTTGAACATAATCTGCCTGTCCTAATAGATGATACGAAATTAACTTATTACAGGCACAAACCATTGAAAAAAATGTATTCCAACCTCCTTGATTCTCTGAATAGCCGGATGTCTGCACTGGGTGAAGCCGAAAAAGCATTCAAATCGGATGAGGTTAAGGACATTATCAGGGAAGGCAAAATCCAGAACCAACTCTATCTCAATACGCTGGGGCATTATCGCCATATACCTATCACTGATATGCTCTGGCTGATGAAGAGGCCTGTAATAAGCAAGGGGAAAAAGCTCATGTCGTATTTTCTCTCATTCCCTGTCTGGCGTGGAATTGGATTGAAGCTCATGGCTAATTTCAGGGCAACGAAGGAGGTGGAAAAATGA
- a CDS encoding transposase produces the protein MENKLEHVHKKYKSIRRNLQKRGKYRKVKKTKRRESRIEKDINNKVSKKIVQEAKQNGMGIKLEYLKGIRKAKSGRNFRYSLNSWSFYQLEQMIEYKARLLGIPVVYVDPYNTSKDCSRCRQIGNRSGKSFECSQCGHVDHADANASFNIALRPAFEKGIDRLHVDSDACKGNTDIP, from the coding sequence TTGGAAAACAAGCTTGAACATGTTCATAAGAAATATAAGAGCATTAGAAGGAATCTTCAGAAGCGTGGTAAATACAGGAAGGTGAAGAAGACAAAGAGAAGAGAAAGTAGAATAGAGAAAGATATCAATAACAAGGTCTCGAAAAAAATAGTGCAGGAAGCAAAACAGAATGGAATGGGAATCAAGCTCGAATACCTAAAAGGCATAAGGAAAGCAAAATCGGGCAGGAATTTCAGGTATTCCCTGAATAGCTGGTCATTCTATCAGCTCGAACAGATGATAGAATACAAAGCCAGACTACTTGGAATACCCGTTGTCTATGTTGACCCATATAATACATCGAAAGACTGTTCGAGATGTAGGCAGATAGGCAACCGTTCAGGTAAGAGTTTTGAGTGTTCGCAGTGTGGGCACGTTGATCATGCCGATGCCAACGCTTCATTCAACATAGCGTTGCGTCCAGCATTTGAGAAAGGCATAGATCGATTGCATGTAGACAGTGATGCGTGCAAAGGGAACACTGATATCCCTTGA
- a CDS encoding single-stranded DNA-binding protein, which yields MDEITKIKDLTPSSRRVNVVGKVVVLGEPKEIKTRFGEDKSVSEVIVADDTGKITLTLWDDQTKDIRDGETLKIDNGYISLLRGHMRLNVGKYGSMAESDEEIEPNEELDMSEKEYEYQYNNYNNRYGGNRGNGERGNGNRGYGNNNRRSSYNRNDDNEE from the coding sequence ATGGACGAAATAACCAAAATTAAGGATTTAACACCTTCCTCAAGACGTGTCAACGTTGTAGGCAAGGTAGTAGTACTAGGAGAGCCAAAAGAGATAAAAACCAGATTTGGAGAAGACAAATCAGTCAGCGAAGTTATTGTAGCTGATGATACCGGTAAAATTACCCTTACACTCTGGGATGACCAGACAAAGGATATAAGAGACGGAGAAACACTCAAAATCGATAACGGTTACATTTCACTTCTTAGAGGGCATATGAGATTGAACGTCGGAAAGTACGGTTCAATGGCAGAGTCTGATGAGGAGATAGAGCCCAACGAAGAGCTGGATATGAGTGAGAAGGAATACGAATACCAGTATAACAATTATAACAACAGATACGGCGGAAACCGTGGAAATGGAGAACGTGGAAACGGAAACCGTGGCTATGGAAACAATAACAGAAGAAGCAGTTATAACAGAAATGATGACAACGAAGAGTAA
- a CDS encoding ATP-binding protein, which produces MISDLELNDIQKTAKDWVWENKEKYMLMMDKYIQRIDFRFPLDIKDLHDISELNPADVERNYQAIYREVFKLQAKEKIKALDQLDPKYTAEAHRASLHGIASDILKFLEEKPEEMIQALNSILYDLMVQAGDEEKEDFYPPEFTLVNFNKKVKISDLEPSMIGRMRLFSGWVAYFSKVTIEYLKKVFKCPACGEEEEGEGKVCPQCGYKGKLQFLEEKSTGRAVQTIGLMENYEESRGNPSILDVRIYGKDINAFFPGDRVQIIGIIDTESKKSQSGFNIYFVLRSMEVSKVKEQYLPAEVREKFIKSPIPLEKLTGAFAPDIIGPYSDIKKALLLQLVGSDNVKRNNIHILLIGDPGLGKSELLRFSAETSSKGMYISDASSAGLTASIMDINGNRAMVPGVLVLANHGIACIDEIEKMKKDDREGIHPAMEQGQFTKSKAGITQTFETKTAILAAANPVGSKWDPSRTIVEQISIEPSLLDRFDAIFILESRMINEIDPADMLRQDHKNQELPLYIKAAREFKTKMPDGIFREISNLYKEIRKISGDLSINIRTFESMLRFTEACAKLAFHPECTYEDFVEMKGVMDSWLKQFNYSTGNIKGESPSSVRWMQDAYSVLKKAGHPMKIDELKKEIAIDEENWKKVSALMRNSGEFFFPDDKRVAII; this is translated from the coding sequence ATGATATCCGATCTCGAGCTGAACGATATCCAGAAAACGGCAAAAGACTGGGTGTGGGAAAACAAGGAGAAATATATGCTCATGATGGATAAGTACATCCAGAGAATTGATTTCCGCTTCCCCCTGGATATCAAGGATCTCCATGATATATCAGAACTCAATCCCGCAGATGTGGAGAGGAATTACCAGGCTATTTACAGGGAAGTATTCAAACTCCAGGCGAAAGAGAAAATCAAGGCGCTGGATCAGCTAGATCCTAAATATACAGCTGAGGCACACAGGGCTTCACTGCATGGCATAGCCTCGGATATTCTGAAATTCCTTGAAGAGAAGCCTGAAGAAATGATCCAGGCATTGAATTCTATTTTATATGACCTCATGGTCCAGGCAGGAGATGAAGAAAAAGAGGACTTTTACCCGCCGGAATTCACCCTTGTCAATTTCAACAAAAAGGTCAAGATATCAGACCTTGAGCCATCAATGATAGGGCGGATGAGGCTGTTTTCGGGATGGGTTGCATACTTTTCAAAAGTCACAATCGAATATCTGAAGAAAGTATTCAAATGCCCGGCATGCGGAGAAGAGGAAGAAGGCGAGGGAAAAGTTTGCCCTCAATGTGGATATAAAGGCAAACTACAATTTTTAGAGGAAAAATCAACCGGCAGGGCTGTCCAGACTATCGGGTTGATGGAAAATTATGAAGAATCCAGGGGGAATCCTTCCATCCTGGATGTCCGCATATATGGGAAGGATATCAATGCATTCTTCCCCGGCGATAGGGTGCAGATAATTGGGATAATAGATACAGAAAGCAAGAAGTCTCAATCTGGGTTCAATATTTATTTTGTTTTAAGGTCAATGGAGGTCTCCAAAGTAAAAGAACAGTATCTTCCTGCTGAAGTCCGGGAGAAATTTATTAAATCCCCTATTCCGCTTGAAAAGCTCACTGGGGCATTTGCGCCTGATATCATAGGCCCTTACTCAGATATAAAGAAAGCACTTTTATTGCAGCTGGTAGGTTCTGACAATGTCAAGAGGAATAATATACATATATTATTAATAGGAGACCCTGGTCTTGGCAAATCAGAGCTGTTGAGGTTCTCAGCTGAAACGTCTTCCAAAGGGATGTATATCAGCGATGCATCAAGTGCCGGCTTGACTGCATCCATAATGGATATCAACGGGAACAGGGCTATGGTTCCGGGAGTCCTTGTGCTTGCAAACCACGGCATTGCATGCATAGATGAAATCGAGAAGATGAAGAAGGATGACCGTGAGGGCATCCATCCTGCTATGGAGCAGGGGCAGTTCACAAAGAGCAAGGCAGGGATAACCCAGACATTCGAGACCAAGACAGCCATTCTTGCAGCAGCAAATCCGGTTGGTTCAAAATGGGATCCTTCCAGAACCATAGTAGAACAAATAAGCATTGAGCCTTCCCTGCTTGACAGGTTCGATGCCATATTCATCCTGGAATCACGCATGATAAATGAGATTGACCCGGCAGATATGCTCAGGCAGGATCATAAAAACCAGGAACTGCCATTATACATAAAGGCAGCAAGGGAATTCAAGACAAAGATGCCGGATGGCATATTCAGGGAAATTTCCAATCTCTACAAGGAAATAAGGAAGATTTCCGGAGACCTGAGCATAAACATAAGGACTTTTGAATCCATGCTCAGGTTCACTGAGGCATGCGCCAAGCTTGCCTTCCACCCTGAATGCACTTATGAGGATTTCGTTGAAATGAAGGGGGTTATGGATTCCTGGCTGAAGCAGTTCAATTACAGCACGGGAAATATAAAAGGAGAAAGCCCGTCATCCGTCAGATGGATGCAGGATGCCTATTCTGTGCTTAAGAAGGCAGGCCATCCAATGAAAATTGACGAGCTCAAAAAAGAGATAGCCATTGACGAAGAAAACTGGAAGAAGGTCAGTGCATTGATGAGGAATTCAGGGGAATTCTTCTTCCCTGATGACAAGAGGGTGGCGATAATATGA
- a CDS encoding acetamidase/formamidase family protein, whose translation MKILDGYQEKNLHFKWSPENKPVMDIDPGESVIIRIPDSSTMQIKRDFTSSDMKNIDNSRVDAAVGPIYVKGAGPGDVLKVKIEKLTAGNWGWSAIIDNFGVLSNEFQERLVIWNLDKDKAETRDPKFLVGVKIHIEPFLGITGTAPAEGSYGMIPPQKFGGNMDNRFLKEGSVLYLPVNVEGALVSFADPHAAQGDGEVCGTAIETSCEATVNIDLIHGMDIKYPRLESFESVKSDYIVSMGIGNSMEGAARDAIREMIAILGDHGFSAEEGYILCSVAGKLRISEMVDMPNFVVSMAMDRDLINR comes from the coding sequence ATGAAGATATTGGACGGATATCAGGAAAAGAATTTACATTTCAAATGGTCGCCGGAAAATAAGCCGGTCATGGATATAGACCCGGGAGAATCAGTTATTATAAGGATTCCAGACTCCTCAACGATGCAAATAAAGAGGGATTTTACATCATCAGATATGAAAAATATAGACAATTCCAGGGTAGACGCAGCAGTAGGGCCGATTTATGTCAAAGGTGCGGGGCCAGGGGATGTGCTGAAGGTCAAAATTGAAAAACTCACGGCAGGGAACTGGGGATGGAGTGCCATAATAGATAACTTCGGAGTACTGAGCAACGAATTCCAGGAAAGACTGGTCATATGGAATCTTGATAAAGACAAAGCAGAAACACGGGATCCAAAATTTCTGGTTGGTGTGAAAATCCATATTGAACCATTTTTGGGTATAACAGGAACGGCCCCGGCAGAGGGTTCCTATGGGATGATACCACCTCAAAAATTCGGTGGGAATATGGATAACAGATTCCTGAAAGAGGGCTCTGTTCTATATCTGCCTGTGAATGTAGAGGGAGCTCTGGTTTCATTTGCCGATCCACATGCTGCCCAGGGGGATGGAGAGGTTTGTGGAACTGCCATAGAAACCTCCTGTGAGGCTACAGTAAATATTGATTTAATACATGGAATGGATATAAAGTATCCACGGCTGGAGTCATTCGAATCAGTAAAATCTGATTATATAGTTTCAATGGGTATAGGAAACAGCATGGAGGGAGCAGCCAGGGATGCTATAAGGGAAATGATCGCCATTCTTGGTGACCATGGGTTTTCGGCTGAGGAAGGGTATATACTGTGTAGTGTTGCCGGAAAGCTACGGATTTCTGAAATGGTGGATATGCCAAATTTTGTTGTATCCATGGCCATGGATAGGGATCTTATAAACAGATAG
- the tnpA gene encoding IS200/IS605 family transposase, which translates to MEISNKEKEYHHESHMVYSCQYHVIFCPKYRRSVLKDGIDLRLKELIMEKQDEYQYKILEMEVMPDHVHLLIDINPKCGVYHVVNQIKGYSSFVLRNEFPELKRKLPTLWTHSKFISSVGAVTLEVVKKYIEEQKGV; encoded by the coding sequence ATGGAAATAAGTAATAAGGAAAAGGAATATCATCATGAGTCGCATATGGTGTACAGTTGTCAATACCATGTAATATTTTGTCCCAAATACAGAAGAAGCGTCCTGAAGGATGGCATCGATCTGAGACTAAAAGAGCTAATTATGGAGAAGCAGGATGAATACCAGTACAAGATACTTGAAATGGAAGTTATGCCCGATCATGTACATCTCTTGATAGACATCAATCCAAAGTGTGGTGTATATCACGTTGTCAATCAGATTAAGGGGTACAGTTCGTTCGTCCTGCGAAATGAGTTCCCAGAACTTAAGAGAAAGCTTCCAACCCTGTGGACACATTCGAAATTCATTTCTTCCGTGGGTGCAGTAACACTTGAGGTTGTAAAAAAATACATAGAGGAGCAGAAAGGGGTATGA
- a CDS encoding cation:proton antiporter, whose protein sequence is MYGIADSLLALLFLGVLLLLAKLGEEIFEKLRLVPYVAAIGIGILIGPGVLGFIKILPNITLFISLGINFLLFTGGALEFKGVETKKLLKPSNIILGILEFILPFGLISFAVYYIFHSFIIALVVGIVTGMSSAGPLTRLLSDTGLNNTEEGNKIFQQVVTIEISAVILFSFLSDLHGKAITFYILFKIAAELIISLVAIILFSRYVLTRLLVKIDYSSRAHETVIAVIVGFVLLLGFIGQLYGFNSAIVALFIGIMLRDFIGERPLVAEKVSTITYGFFEPLFFIGLGLYFVRINITILALGIAIFLIALVFKPIAGFISSRFIHVDSFKNALGTSVNGGVDAALLVVALGLTLVGRYDYSVIMIAITLLTLVIPLMFNIRAPVVQTKKSKYVWEMVNAEFKNLKACDIANSFQSVSVNSKNPISLAFKMCTDLNARAVIVTDSKSRVLGELMLSDMVTLGHNQLRTLSVYEGKIIPAIKVRCDSPATHLISIFRESDPPIVAVVDKNGKFVGTILEREILKHISSILESDKPAKS, encoded by the coding sequence ATGTATGGAATAGCCGACTCTCTTCTTGCACTTCTATTTCTAGGTGTGCTATTACTTCTTGCAAAGCTCGGAGAGGAAATATTTGAAAAGCTAAGGCTTGTTCCATATGTCGCAGCCATAGGCATAGGAATATTAATAGGGCCCGGGGTACTGGGTTTCATTAAAATACTCCCAAATATAACTCTTTTCATATCACTGGGTATAAACTTCCTCCTGTTCACCGGTGGGGCGCTTGAATTTAAGGGCGTTGAGACAAAAAAATTGCTCAAACCTTCCAATATAATTCTTGGGATACTGGAATTCATACTGCCATTCGGCCTGATATCATTTGCAGTTTATTATATATTCCATAGCTTTATCATAGCCCTCGTTGTGGGAATTGTCACAGGCATGAGCAGTGCAGGTCCCTTAACCCGGCTTCTCAGCGATACAGGATTAAACAATACCGAAGAGGGAAATAAGATTTTCCAGCAGGTCGTTACCATAGAAATATCTGCAGTTATACTGTTTTCATTCCTCAGCGACCTGCATGGAAAGGCAATCACATTTTATATTCTCTTTAAAATAGCGGCAGAGCTTATTATTTCACTTGTGGCCATAATACTGTTTTCAAGATATGTTCTTACCCGGCTCCTGGTAAAAATTGATTACAGTTCCAGGGCCCATGAAACCGTAATCGCTGTAATAGTGGGGTTCGTACTTCTTCTGGGGTTTATAGGACAGCTGTACGGTTTCAATTCTGCCATAGTTGCACTGTTTATAGGGATAATGCTACGTGATTTTATAGGGGAACGCCCCCTGGTGGCGGAAAAGGTTTCCACCATAACCTATGGCTTTTTTGAACCACTGTTCTTTATAGGCTTGGGGCTTTATTTTGTAAGAATCAATATTACCATACTGGCGCTGGGCATTGCAATATTTCTAATAGCCCTTGTATTTAAGCCTATTGCAGGTTTTATTTCTTCCAGGTTTATACACGTAGACTCTTTCAAAAACGCCCTTGGCACCTCAGTTAATGGCGGTGTAGATGCGGCACTGCTTGTAGTTGCCCTAGGGCTTACGCTTGTTGGCAGGTACGATTACTCTGTTATCATGATAGCAATTACCCTGCTGACCCTGGTAATACCCCTCATGTTCAATATACGGGCTCCTGTGGTTCAGACAAAAAAATCAAAGTATGTCTGGGAAATGGTCAATGCAGAGTTTAAAAACCTCAAGGCATGCGATATTGCAAATTCTTTCCAGTCTGTTTCCGTGAACAGCAAGAATCCTATTAGCCTCGCATTTAAAATGTGCACTGATCTGAATGCACGAGCTGTGATAGTTACTGATTCAAAATCCCGTGTTCTGGGAGAGCTTATGCTGAGCGATATGGTCACACTGGGGCATAACCAGTTGAGGACACTTTCTGTCTATGAGGGAAAAATCATTCCTGCGATTAAAGTACGCTGTGATTCTCCCGCCACACACCTTATAAGCATATTCAGGGAATCAGATCCACCGATTGTTGCGGTGGTGGACAAGAATGGGAAGTTTGTTGGGACAATACTGGAAAGGGAAATACTGAAGCATATATCCAGTATACTGGAATCGGATAAACCGGCAAAATCATGA
- a CDS encoding ATP-dependent DNA ligase yields the protein MQFSEVSKKFMEMETTTKRLELTSILGSLLSDAGEDLKELVYLIQGKLAPDYEGIEFGISGKLIVKSLATASGRSEEEVNKLFFKNGDLGTTAAELRENIRQAPLVSEELTLHYVYTKLLDLANSSGHGSVKGKIDIYSDLFMNSNPNDIKYITRIIMGKLRLGVADSTILDSLVSAFSEKKYADIIDTAYNFHPDIGLIATLLQKRDIKSIENIGPEPLVPFKVMLAERLKSIDDIREKMNHMAAYEYKYDGLRTELHKKGEKIKIFSRGLEETTDNFPDIVSNFKKNYNFDSIIIDGESVPYNPETGELFPFQMVSKRRGRKYELDEKSLEIPLVMFIFDILELNGKSLVNTPYQERRKILEENFKDNEYFRLATRLVSDDREEINKFFEKSIEDGCEGVVAKNTSSESVYRAGARGWLWIKFKRDYQKELADSMDLVVIGAFNGHGRRAGAYGALLMASYNEETQEYESFTKLGTGFSDEVLFSLPKMFSELKEDHKPAMVNSKMVPDVWFYPEIVMEIQGAEITVSPIHTCAYGKIEKDSGLALRFPRLVKIRDDKKADDATTTNEIIELYKMQKKTK from the coding sequence ATGCAATTTTCCGAAGTCAGTAAAAAATTCATGGAAATGGAAACCACCACCAAAAGGCTTGAACTTACTTCCATCCTGGGTTCACTCCTGAGTGATGCAGGTGAAGACCTGAAAGAGCTTGTTTATTTAATACAGGGAAAACTTGCGCCTGATTATGAGGGCATAGAGTTCGGTATTTCTGGCAAATTAATAGTAAAATCGCTGGCTACCGCCTCAGGCCGGAGTGAGGAGGAGGTTAATAAACTCTTTTTTAAAAATGGAGACCTTGGCACCACTGCGGCAGAGTTGAGGGAAAATATCAGACAGGCCCCACTGGTAAGTGAGGAGCTCACCTTACATTATGTTTACACAAAATTGCTTGACCTTGCAAACTCATCAGGACACGGAAGTGTGAAGGGAAAGATTGATATATATTCTGACCTGTTTATGAACTCCAACCCAAATGATATAAAATATATCACAAGGATAATAATGGGAAAACTCAGACTCGGAGTCGCAGATTCAACCATTCTTGATTCCCTCGTAAGTGCATTTTCAGAAAAAAAGTATGCAGATATTATAGACACTGCGTATAACTTCCACCCAGATATAGGGCTTATAGCAACATTGCTTCAGAAAAGGGATATAAAAAGCATAGAAAACATAGGGCCAGAACCACTTGTCCCTTTCAAGGTAATGCTGGCTGAACGTCTAAAATCCATAGATGACATAAGGGAGAAAATGAACCACATGGCCGCTTATGAATACAAATATGATGGACTGAGAACAGAACTGCATAAAAAAGGGGAAAAAATCAAAATATTTTCCAGGGGCCTTGAGGAAACCACGGATAATTTCCCTGACATCGTTTCAAATTTCAAAAAGAATTATAATTTTGATTCTATAATTATCGATGGTGAATCCGTACCCTATAATCCTGAAACCGGGGAACTATTTCCCTTTCAGATGGTCTCAAAACGGCGGGGGAGGAAATATGAGCTTGATGAGAAATCACTGGAAATCCCACTTGTCATGTTCATTTTCGATATACTTGAACTCAACGGGAAATCACTGGTGAACACTCCCTATCAGGAAAGAAGAAAAATACTGGAAGAAAATTTTAAGGATAATGAATATTTCAGGCTGGCCACAAGGTTAGTCTCTGATGATAGGGAAGAAATAAACAAATTTTTCGAAAAAAGTATTGAGGATGGATGCGAGGGAGTCGTTGCAAAAAACACATCCAGCGAATCTGTTTACCGTGCCGGTGCAAGGGGCTGGCTCTGGATCAAGTTCAAAAGAGATTATCAAAAGGAACTTGCAGATTCCATGGATCTTGTTGTAATCGGCGCCTTCAATGGCCATGGAAGAAGGGCTGGTGCTTATGGGGCACTTCTCATGGCATCATATAATGAGGAAACACAGGAATATGAATCATTTACCAAACTGGGAACAGGATTCTCTGACGAGGTTCTTTTTTCCCTGCCAAAAATGTTTTCAGAACTAAAGGAGGATCACAAACCTGCTATGGTTAACTCAAAAATGGTTCCGGATGTCTGGTTCTATCCGGAAATAGTAATGGAGATACAGGGGGCTGAAATTACAGTTAGCCCAATACATACATGCGCTTACGGCAAAATTGAGAAAGACTCCGGACTTGCACTGAGATTTCCCAGACTGGTTAAAATCCGTGATGATAAAAAAGCTGATGACGCAACAACCACAAATGAAATTATAGAATTATATAAAATGCAAAAAAAGACTAAGTGA
- a CDS encoding DUF3850 domain-containing protein, translated as MILELKILPEYFNAIKSGQKTFEIRFNDRNYRPGDVLLLKEWNGIFSGKEIFVRITYIIDNFDGIKPGFVIMSIKKIKKKIYISYCDKYSTNSYIFLLYIVPIMLLNSCLKIIRHP; from the coding sequence ATGATTCTGGAGCTTAAGATCCTTCCGGAGTATTTCAACGCAATAAAATCCGGTCAAAAGACCTTCGAAATTAGATTCAATGACCGTAACTATCGTCCAGGAGATGTTTTACTCCTCAAAGAATGGAATGGCATTTTCAGCGGGAAAGAAATATTTGTAAGAATAACTTACATAATTGATAATTTTGACGGGATAAAACCAGGCTTTGTGATTATGTCCATAAAGAAAATCAAAAAGAAAATTTATATATCTTATTGCGACAAATATTCCACAAATTCTTATATATTTCTTCTTTACATAGTTCCGATTATGCTTTTAAATTCTTGCCTTAAAATTATAAGACATCCATAG
- a CDS encoding DNA cytosine methyltransferase, whose protein sequence is MRVLDLFCGLGGWVQSFPKDWDITGYDIVDFSREYPGKFVQCDLLNFNDFPDNIDIVVSSPPCTEFSKSSLPKSWACNRKKEPDIETALKLFNRAKQIINQVKPEYWVIENVRGAQKYVGKADFHIGSRYFWGNFKFEYTGNGNDVYGKYKLPPGKNRPAIRSKIPKSISEDLMRIITVEVEK, encoded by the coding sequence ATGAGGGTGCTTGATCTTTTCTGCGGACTGGGCGGATGGGTTCAATCATTCCCAAAAGACTGGGATATAACAGGTTACGATATTGTTGATTTTTCTCGTGAATATCCTGGAAAGTTTGTTCAATGCGATTTATTAAATTTTAATGATTTCCCAGATAATATAGATATAGTGGTAAGCAGTCCACCATGCACTGAATTTTCTAAAAGTTCACTGCCAAAATCCTGGGCATGCAACAGGAAAAAAGAGCCGGATATAGAAACGGCATTAAAATTATTCAACAGGGCAAAACAAATAATCAACCAGGTAAAGCCAGAATACTGGGTAATCGAAAATGTAAGGGGGGCGCAGAAATATGTGGGAAAAGCAGATTTTCATATCGGGAGCAGATATTTCTGGGGCAATTTTAAATTTGAATACACAGGCAACGGAAATGACGTATATGGAAAATACAAACTTCCACCAGGAAAAAATAGACCTGCAATAAGAAGCAAAATACCGAAAAGTATCTCGGAAGACCTTATGAGGATTATAACGGTTGAGGTGGAAAAATGA
- a CDS encoding tyrosine-type recombinase/integrase, with translation MAIAWGYNLGGWSQHRALKFHAHSAGHYCATALLLAGMDIRRAQTYLCHRALRSTQRYTHLSS, from the coding sequence ATGGCAATAGCATGGGGATATAACTTAGGTGGTTGGAGTCAGCACCGGGCCTTAAAGTTCCATGCACATAGTGCAGGGCATTACTGCGCAACGGCTCTACTGCTAGCTGGCATGGACATCAGGAGAGCCCAAACCTATCTCTGTCATCGTGCCTTGAGATCTACCCAGAGGTACACGCATCTATCCAGTTGA